A stretch of Anolis sagrei isolate rAnoSag1 chromosome X, rAnoSag1.mat, whole genome shotgun sequence DNA encodes these proteins:
- the LOC137097910 gene encoding protein FAM187B-like: MSFWPSFVALFLGLTLAITEGTLYGGHSLGSPCLPGQPCTLAFISDNPVMLRCPHGYFSAHVSWQYLDPQWINRQPATFLHAGIAPLLSHGKLRRLRSKSRLVANNLYIPRPHVKDSGLYTCREGDATIAYYEVDFQDAGHLQVSHAGLGETTLENATAELEDGTLAELFTAWSPWQACDHCGHSGERKRVGFCYVRMTKKDGQEEKPLPCGMVRRKHPLLPQRGPELRVETCHVPCDAAHTLSLNDSSAVSSMLYSTYHLRPNTTAFLHCPASSIYSPVYWQEGDTSLTHLELLQKNSSHSLDKATGGGILRVSFQNGSHGALYQCYVNRHLVGKFWVASHGAMLSRMELPESYSLAVSLILGFAMFLVFLVFLSVIQSCRKKPAIAVV, translated from the exons ATGTCCTTTTGGCCATCCTTTGTGGCTCTCTTCTTGGGCCTGACTTTGGCTATTACTGAAGGTACCTTGTATGGCGGTCACTCCCTGGGATCACCCTGCCTTCCAGGTCAGCCTTGCACGCTAGCCTTTATCTCCGACAACCCAGTGATGCTGCGCTGTCCTCATGGATACTTCAGTGCCCACGTCTCTTGGCAATATCTCGATCCACAGTGGATAAACAGGCAGCCTGCTACCTTTTTGCATGCAGGGATCGCTCCCTTGCTTAGCCACGGCAAGTTGCGGAGGTTGCGGTCCAAATCTCGACTAGTTGCCAACAACCTGTATATACCAAGACCCCATGTAAAGGACTCTGGATTGTATACCTGTCGGGAAGGCGATGCTACCATTGCTTATTATGAGGTAGATTTCCAGGATGCTGGGCACCTCCAAGTCTCGCACGCTGGCCTTGGGGAGACAACTCTGGAAAATGCTACAGCAGAGCTAGAAGATGGGACCCTGGCTGAGCTGTTCACCGCATGGAGTCCTTGGCAAGCTTGTGATCACTGTGGTCATTCTGGAGAAAGGAAGCGGGTGGGCTTTTGTTACGTCCGCATGACAAAAAAGGACGGTCAGGAAGAAAAGCCACTGCCATGTGGGATGGTCAGGAGGAAGCACCCACTGTTGCCACAACGGGGACCAGAACTGAGAGTGGAAACCTGCCACGTTCCCTGTGACGCAGCGCACACGCTTTCCTTAAATGATTCCAGCGCTGTGTCAAGTATGCTCTATAGCACTTACCATCTCCGACCCAACACGACTGCCTTCCTGCACTGCCCAGCATCATCCATTTACAG ccCTGTCTACTGGCAAGAAGGTGATACATCGCTGACTCACCTTGAACTTCTCCAGAAGAACAGTTCACACAGCCTGGACAAAGCCACAGGTGGTGGGATCCTACGTGTCTCCTTCCAGAATGGCTCCCACGGTGCTCTCTACCAGTGTTATGTCAATAGGCACCTAGTAGGCAAGTTTTGGGTTGCCTCCCATGGTGCTATGCTATCTCGCATGGAACTGCCTGAGTCGTATTCTCTCGCTGTATCATTGATATTAGGCTTTGCAATGTTTCTTGTTTTCCTGGTGTTCCTCAGTGTCATTCAATCCTGCAGGAAGAAACCAGCAATCGCTGTGGTCTAG